The following are encoded together in the Chitinivibrio alkaliphilus ACht1 genome:
- a CDS encoding hybrid sensor histidine kinase/response regulator, whose translation MRSIEKSPSPPSRHIIVVDDDHGIGELIRHKLSAKGYSLHIETTGKGAIERVIQTPKSLLLLDNTLAEMSGTEVIQRLEEHHCLPPFIIMTGQGSEELAVEMMKCGARDYLVKDIDFLDRLPTAIERIMHLLTTEDTLTRTQEALLRSEEQFKTLFMNVPVSIYIMDIDSAEIIDANPQAYKVFGYSSVKELQQNNLWDTPPYSREEVLGWIKKVCREGMQQFEWRNCTKDGNIVWEQMRLNCIEIDGIPRVLATGTDITDLKKAEAEKEKLLQQLLQSQKMESIGRLAGGIAHDFNNALGGMLGYIELAREKLPKESAIQDDLHEIGTLAQRSAKLTQQLLAFARKDVASPRLIRLNREIEKQLSMLRRITRDSVEISWTPAPHDFVIHLDPSQLSQIIMNLCINAQDAIEGSGTIDIATYAAHGSPPYASGAGLQKQVPLQKYVQLTVRDTGSGMDKTTLSSIFEPFFTTKEVGRGTGLGLSTVYGIMRQNSGFIDVESNPGTGTTFKLYFPVHEEKQLPLEEAAPKQQLPPQKKEKKVVLLVEDEPSILSTTEKILHHLGYTVIAEKNPNRAVEYVKQTHHTIDLLITDVVMLEMNGLALAKKIRQHSPHTKVLFMSGYTMETLEDTELTQNDAFIKKPFTIDSLTQHIENILHTVSK comes from the coding sequence ATGAGGAGCATAGAAAAATCGCCATCACCTCCCTCACGACACATTATCGTTGTTGATGACGATCATGGCATCGGTGAACTTATTCGACATAAATTATCCGCTAAGGGATATTCTCTCCATATTGAAACAACCGGAAAAGGTGCGATAGAACGGGTTATTCAAACCCCAAAAAGCCTTCTGTTACTGGATAACACCCTTGCCGAGATGTCAGGAACAGAGGTCATCCAACGCTTGGAAGAACACCACTGTCTACCTCCCTTTATTATCATGACCGGCCAAGGAAGCGAAGAACTTGCCGTGGAAATGATGAAGTGCGGAGCCAGAGATTACTTAGTGAAAGATATTGATTTTCTCGATCGACTGCCCACCGCCATTGAACGCATAATGCACCTTCTTACCACCGAAGACACCTTAACAAGAACACAGGAGGCCCTTCTTCGCAGTGAAGAACAATTTAAAACACTCTTTATGAATGTTCCTGTTTCCATCTATATTATGGACATTGATTCGGCGGAGATTATTGATGCAAATCCACAGGCATATAAGGTGTTTGGCTACTCCTCTGTAAAGGAATTGCAGCAAAACAACCTATGGGACACTCCCCCCTATTCTCGAGAAGAGGTTCTTGGGTGGATTAAAAAAGTATGTAGAGAAGGAATGCAGCAGTTTGAATGGAGGAATTGTACAAAAGATGGTAACATCGTATGGGAACAGATGCGCCTTAACTGTATTGAAATAGACGGCATACCACGCGTGTTGGCAACGGGCACTGATATTACAGATCTTAAAAAAGCAGAGGCGGAGAAGGAAAAGCTCTTACAGCAGCTCCTTCAATCTCAAAAAATGGAATCCATTGGACGTCTTGCCGGAGGAATCGCCCATGACTTTAATAATGCCCTGGGCGGCATGCTCGGATATATCGAACTTGCCCGGGAGAAACTCCCGAAAGAATCGGCCATTCAAGATGATTTACATGAAATTGGAACCTTAGCTCAGCGTTCTGCAAAATTAACCCAGCAACTCCTCGCCTTTGCTCGTAAAGACGTAGCCTCTCCCCGCCTCATTCGCCTCAACAGGGAAATAGAAAAACAACTTTCCATGTTGCGACGAATAACAAGAGATTCCGTAGAGATTTCCTGGACCCCCGCTCCTCATGACTTTGTGATACACTTAGACCCATCACAATTAAGCCAAATTATCATGAACCTCTGTATTAATGCACAGGATGCCATAGAAGGGAGTGGTACCATAGACATTGCCACCTATGCAGCCCACGGTTCACCCCCCTATGCATCCGGGGCCGGACTTCAAAAACAGGTCCCCCTGCAGAAATATGTCCAACTCACCGTACGGGACACCGGCTCCGGCATGGATAAAACCACCCTCTCAAGTATTTTTGAACCCTTTTTTACCACTAAAGAGGTGGGGCGCGGCACCGGCCTTGGCCTCTCAACGGTGTACGGTATTATGCGTCAGAATAGTGGCTTTATAGATGTGGAAAGCAATCCTGGAACAGGAACAACCTTCAAGCTCTATTTTCCAGTTCATGAAGAGAAACAACTCCCTCTTGAGGAAGCAGCTCCAAAACAACAGCTCCCCCCTCAAAAGAAAGAGAAAAAAGTGGTGCTCCTCGTGGAAGACGAACCATCTATTCTCAGTACGACAGAGAAGATACTCCACCATTTAGGGTATACCGTTATCGCAGAAAAAAATCCGAACCGTGCAGTGGAATACGTAAAACAGACCCACCACACCATAGACTTACTCATTACCGATGTGGTTATGCTGGAAATGAATGGCCTTGCACTTGCCAAAAAGATTCGTCAACACTCGCCACATACCAAGGTGTTGTTTATGTCAGGATATACCATGGAAACACTTGAAGACACGGAGCTTACTCAAAATGATGCATTCATTAAAAAACCCTTTACTA
- a CDS encoding response regulator codes for MTETEREKKEVVLLIADDDDGHAELIIQNLRRAGVTNTIHRFYNGQEVIDFFFRSNNAIKRQEHTPYVLLLDIRMPRMDGMEVLRQIKQDPELKKLPVIMVTTTDDPFEIEECHALGCNSYITKPVEYSAFVTAIQQLGLFISIVQIPELQLPKKTQEQQNQ; via the coding sequence ATGACGGAGACCGAACGAGAAAAAAAGGAAGTCGTTCTGCTCATCGCTGATGACGATGATGGTCATGCAGAACTGATTATACAGAACCTTCGTCGTGCCGGCGTCACCAATACCATACATCGTTTTTATAACGGCCAAGAGGTTATCGACTTTTTCTTTCGCAGCAATAATGCTATCAAGCGCCAAGAACATACGCCATACGTACTGCTTCTTGATATTCGCATGCCCCGCATGGATGGCATGGAAGTCCTTCGTCAAATAAAGCAAGACCCAGAGCTCAAAAAACTCCCTGTTATTATGGTCACAACCACGGATGACCCCTTTGAAATAGAAGAGTGCCATGCCTTGGGATGCAATAGTTACATCACGAAACCGGTAGAATATTCTGCCTTTGTAACAGCCATTCAACAACTCGGCCTGTTTATATCAATCGTGCAAATACCAGAGTTGCAGCTACCCAAAAAGACTCAGGAGCAACAAAACCAATGA